A single genomic interval of Xyrauchen texanus isolate HMW12.3.18 chromosome 8, RBS_HiC_50CHRs, whole genome shotgun sequence harbors:
- the LOC127648073 gene encoding protein phosphatase 1 regulatory subunit 27-like — protein MKYSYQYPVSQYTRSNTHSHNTAHYTPSLYSSSSYSPSYYSSTKYSPTTLNTPSYYTPPAYTPAYNPTSTYTSVYSKASRQNSTPRTTVQSTPTVALKPARSVRFTNDVIFQDLIRHSELEQIGRFLRARKVRLDTIFHSGMAALHEAVLSGNLECVKLLIKYGADVHQRDDNGWTPLHIACSDEFPEIARYLLSLGASVEAENENGEKPADLIDPACKELVKLFEG, from the exons ATGAAGTACAGCTACCAGTACCCGGTGTCACAGTACACCCgctctaacacacactcacacaacactgcTCATTACACACCTTCACTCTACTCCAGCAGCTCGTACTCACCCAGCTACTACAGTTCCACCAAGTACAGCCCAACTACACTCAATACTCCATCATACTACACCCCTCCGGCTTACACACCTGCATACAATCCCACCTCCACTTACACATCAGTATACAGCAAGGCATCAAGGCAGAACAGCACTCCCAGGACAACTGTACAGTCTACTCCTACTGTAGCTCTCAAGCCCGCCCGGTCCGTGCGCTTCACAAACGATGTCATCTTCCAGGATTTAATCCGTCACAGTGAGCTGGAACAGATTGGTCGATTTCTGAGGGCGAGGAAAGTGCGTTTGGACACAATCTTCCATTCTG GAATGGCAGCGCTCCATGAAGCCGTGCTCTCAGGGAACTTGGAGTGTGTGAAGCTCTTGATAAAGTATGGAGCTGATGTTCATCAGAGGGATGACAATGGTTGGACACCACTGCACATTGCGTGCAGCGATGAATTTCCTGAGATTGCACG GTACCTTCTCTCTCTGGGTGCCAGTGTGGAGGCAGAGAATGAAAATGGGGAGAAACCGGCAGACCTCATTGACCCCGCCTGCAAAGAACTGGTCAAACTGTTTGAGGGCTGA